In Synechocystis sp. PCC 6714, the following are encoded in one genomic region:
- the ahcY gene encoding adenosylhomocysteinase, which yields MVATPVKQKYDIKDISLAPQGRQRIEWAAREMPVLKQIRERFAQEKPFAGIRLVACCHVTTETANLAIALHAGGADSLLIASNPLSTQDDVAACLVADYGIPVYAIKGEDNETYHRHVQIALDHRPNIIIDDGSDVVATLVQERQHQLSDIIGTTEETTTGIVRLRAMFKDGVLTFPAMNVNDADTKHFYDNRYGTGQSTLDGIIRATNILLAGKTIVVAGYGWCGKGVAMRAKGMGADVIVTEISPVPAIEAAMDGFRVMPMAEAAKQGDIFITVTGNKHVIRPEHFAVMKDGAIVSNSGHFDIEIDLKSLKEQATEVKEVRNFTEQYILPSGKSIIVIGEGRLVNLAAAEGHPSAVMDMSFANQALACEHLVKNKGQLEPGMHSIPVEVDQEIARLKLQAMGIEIDSLTPEQLEYINSWASGT from the coding sequence ATGGTAGCAACGCCCGTTAAACAAAAATACGATATTAAAGATATTAGTCTTGCTCCCCAAGGTCGTCAGCGCATCGAATGGGCGGCCCGGGAAATGCCCGTGTTAAAACAAATCCGGGAACGCTTTGCCCAAGAAAAACCCTTCGCCGGTATCCGCTTGGTGGCTTGCTGTCACGTTACTACCGAAACCGCTAACTTGGCGATCGCCCTACATGCCGGGGGAGCTGATTCTTTATTAATTGCCAGTAATCCCCTGTCCACCCAAGACGACGTGGCCGCTTGCTTGGTAGCCGATTACGGTATTCCCGTTTATGCCATTAAAGGGGAAGATAACGAAACCTATCACCGTCATGTGCAAATTGCCCTAGACCACCGTCCCAACATCATCATCGACGACGGTAGCGACGTAGTAGCCACCTTAGTACAGGAACGGCAACATCAACTGAGCGACATCATTGGCACCACCGAAGAAACCACCACTGGCATTGTGCGCCTGCGGGCCATGTTCAAAGATGGGGTACTGACCTTCCCTGCCATGAACGTTAACGATGCGGACACCAAGCATTTCTATGACAACCGTTACGGCACCGGTCAATCCACCCTGGACGGTATCATCCGGGCTACTAATATTCTCCTAGCTGGTAAAACCATTGTGGTGGCGGGCTATGGCTGGTGTGGCAAAGGGGTTGCCATGCGGGCCAAAGGTATGGGAGCCGATGTAATTGTGACCGAAATTAGCCCTGTTCCGGCGATCGAAGCCGCCATGGATGGTTTCCGAGTGATGCCCATGGCCGAAGCCGCTAAACAGGGGGATATTTTCATCACCGTCACCGGCAACAAACACGTTATCCGTCCTGAGCATTTTGCTGTCATGAAAGACGGGGCGATTGTTTCCAACTCCGGTCACTTTGACATTGAAATTGACCTCAAATCCCTCAAGGAACAGGCCACCGAAGTTAAGGAAGTCCGCAACTTTACTGAGCAGTATATTCTGCCTAGTGGCAAGTCGATCATCGTCATTGGTGAAGGCCGTTTGGTCAACTTGGCCGCCGCCGAAGGCCACCCTAGTGCGGTAATGGATATGAGCTTTGCTAACCAAGCCCTGGCCTGTGAGCATTTGGTTAAAAATAAAGGCCAACTGGAACCTGGTATGCACTCCATCCCTGTGGAAGTGGATCAAGAAATTGCTCGCTTGAAACTCCAAGCCATGGGTATTGAAATTGATAGTCTCACCCCAGAACAGTTGGAATATATCAACTCCTGGGCTTCTGGCACCTAG